The following proteins are co-located in the Dromiciops gliroides isolate mDroGli1 chromosome 2, mDroGli1.pri, whole genome shotgun sequence genome:
- the LOC122741691 gene encoding ubiquitin-conjugating enzyme E2 C-like isoform X2, with protein sequence MASQNRDPAASAAASSCKGAEPGACPSLGSVGKRLQQLLMTLIMSGDKGISAFPESDNLFKWVRTIHGAAGTVYEDLRYKLSLEFLSGYPYNAPTVKFDKWSALYDVRTILLSIQSLLGEPNIDSPLNTHAAELWTDPTAFKKYLLETYMKRVTS encoded by the exons ATGGCCTCGCAGAACCGCGACCCTGCTGCTAGCGCCGCCGCATCGTCCTGTAAGGGGGCCGAGCCTGGGGCATGCCCGTCTCTCGGATCCGTGGGCAAGAGGTTACAGCAGTTATTGATGACCCTAATAATGTCTGGAGACAAAGGAATTTCTGCCTTCCCAGAGTCTGACAATCTCTTCAAATGGGTTAGGACTATCCATGGGGCTGCTGGGACAGTATATGAAGACCTGAGGTACAAGCTCTCCCTGGAGTTCCTCAGTGGCTACCCATATAATGCTCCCACTGTGAAATTT GACAAGTGGTCAGCTCTGTATGATGTCAGGACCATTCTACTATCTATCCAGAGCCTGCTGGGAGAACCCAACATTGACAGCCCACTGAACACACATGCTGCTGAACTTTGGACAGACCCCACAGCCTTTAAAAAGTACCTGCTGGAAACCTACATGAAGCGGGTGACTAGCTAG
- the LOC122741691 gene encoding ubiquitin-conjugating enzyme E2 C-like isoform X1, giving the protein MASQNRDPAASAAASSCKGAEPGACPSLGSVGKRLQQLLMTLIMTIHGAAGTVYEDLRYKLSLEFLSGYPYNAPTVKFVTPCYHPNVDTQGNICLDILKDKWSALYDVRTILLSIQSLLGEPNIDSPLNTHAAELWTDPTAFKKYLLETYMKRVTS; this is encoded by the exons ATGGCCTCGCAGAACCGCGACCCTGCTGCTAGCGCCGCCGCATCGTCCTGTAAGGGGGCCGAGCCTGGGGCATGCCCGTCTCTCGGATCCGTGGGCAAGAGGTTACAGCAGTTATTGATGACCCTAATAAT GACTATCCATGGGGCTGCTGGGACAGTATATGAAGACCTGAGGTACAAGCTCTCCCTGGAGTTCCTCAGTGGCTACCCATATAATGCTCCCACTGTGAAATTTGTCACACCTTGTTACCATCCTAATGTGGATACCCAAGGCAATATCTGTTTGGACATCCTCAAGGACAAGTGGTCAGCTCTGTATGATGTCAGGACCATTCTACTATCTATCCAGAGCCTGCTGGGAGAACCCAACATTGACAGCCCACTGAACACACATGCTGCTGAACTTTGGACAGACCCCACAGCCTTTAAAAAGTACCTGCTGGAAACCTACATGAAGCGGGTGACTAGCTAG